In the Carassius gibelio isolate Cgi1373 ecotype wild population from Czech Republic chromosome A2, carGib1.2-hapl.c, whole genome shotgun sequence genome, one interval contains:
- the LOC127933335 gene encoding homeobox and leucine zipper protein Homez, translated as MATHSDHDLKVLSLKGMAAKRQDGSITIARQQKSPHYHNYDGKQHASPSNRRPRESNGGSAVSFSTNNNSVVCLPLVSEGLKLVWTQSDQTRELDGIPELVQAFNIFPYPTSQEVTTLARVCALPLDKVKVWFMVQRIKYGISWASEDIEETRLKLARPVQISETEHKESSGKRKNGIEDLKETVEDHVEDLVQSPQVPRKRQKTEITEPAKLFPVPSHFRSSLPPPQDSYYYRKPVEIPEKPQAVTPPTSTESPVGSEQPRHGRYKKSKAQLAALRKSFLQENWPDETELQRLQDETGLSRNDIRKWFSDSRYQLRNGRGLSTSFSATQGEKNDPNCSLSSQSHEVQPLPLTTKRQTTEQVDDEGKEKFRVKGSRKNWPKNSQFFQIFLSNTLEAFEDGALVVDEEKCSEECDIQNNEAGSEQESERCCLTPPVPAAPTSSSSSPSITPSKKHLGRSLKSARFVKANALNNSLNPSDNTSPSSVLTAAGRPRKTKEQLAVLKEHFQRCPWPKSDVYTQIVELTSLPRADVIQWFGDTRYAVKNGHVRWVHADVRDQVLAEIALLQSGGAAADATGTPGSEGNRKRKSHGNSTPKTQKSATDSVDLSPLEQYYRQTGPLQEKDLDNLCRKSKMSYQLVRDWFASKDSITLDTEITVID; from the coding sequence ATGGCGACACACAGTGACCATGACTTGAAAGTTTTGTCTTTAAAAGGGATGGCTGCAAAAAGACAAGATGGAAGCATCACCATTGCACGCCAGCAAAAATCACCACACTACCACAATTATGATGGAAAGCAACATGCAAGCCCTTCTAATCGCAGACCAAGAGAGAGCAATGGTGGTTCTGCAGTAAGCTTCAGCACTAATAATAACTCTGTAGTATGTCTTCCTTTGGTATCTGAAGGACTGAAGCTAGTGTGGACCCAGTCTGATCAAACACGTGAGCTGGATGGTATCCCTGAACTTGTTCAGGCCTTCAATATCTTCCCCTATCCGACATCTCAAGAAGTCACCACCCTTGCCCGTGTCTGCGCTCTTCCGCTAGATAAAGTCAAAGTGTGGTTCATGGTGCAACGCATCAAGTATGGAATTAGCTGGGCCTCGGAGGACATTGAAGAGACGCGGCTCAAGCTGGCTAGACCAGTTCAGATAAGTGAGACTGAACACAAAGAGAGCAGTGGAAAGAGGAAAAATGGTATTGAGGATTTAAAAGAAACTGTAGAAGATCATGTAGAAGATCTAGTGCAAAGTCCACAAGTGCCTCGTAAAAGACAAAAAACTGAAATCACAGAACCAGCAAAGCTCTTTCCTGTTCCCTCACATTTTCGTTCATCTCTCCCACCTCCCCAGGATTCATACTACTACAGAAAGCCAGTAGAAATTCCAGAAAAACCTCAAGCAGTCACTCCACCTACTTCTACAGAGTCTCCTGTTGGATCTGAGCAGCCACGTCATGGGCGCTACAAAAAGTCCAAAGCCCAGTTAGCTGCTTTACGTAAGAGTTTTCTACAAGAGAATTGGCCTGATGAGACCGAGCTCCAGCGCCTACAAGACGAGACGGGCCTTAGTCGTAATGATATTCGAAAATGGTTTAGTGACAGTCGCTACCAGCTGCGAAATGGTCGGGGGTTGTCGACATCCTTTTCTGCTACTCAAGGAGAAAAAAATGACCCCAACTGCAGTCTATCATCTCAGTCTCATGAGGTTCAGCCCCTTCCTCTCACCACTAAAAGGCAAACTACAGAGCAAGTTGATGACGAAGGCAAGGAAAAGTTTCGCGTGAAAGGATCACGAAAGAATTGGCCAAAGAACTCTCAGTTTTTCCAGATTTTCCTCTCTAACACACTTGAGGCATTTGAAGACGGAGCATTAGTTGTGGATGAGGAGAAATGTTCAGAAGAATGTGACATTCAGAACAACGAAGCTGGAAGCGAACAGGAAAGTGAGAGATGTTGTTTGACACCTCCAGTGCCAGCTGCACCtacttcctcctcttcttctccaTCAATCACCCCATCTAAAAAACACTTGGGCAGGTCATTAAAATCTGCACGTTTTGTCAAAGCAAATGCTTTGAACAACTCCCTAAACCCCTCAGACAACACTTCACCTTCTTCAGTATTAACGGCAGCTGGACGACCAAGGAAAACAAAGGAGCAACTGGCTGTCCTAAAGGAACACTTCCAGCGGTGCCCATGGCCAAAAAGTGACGTATACACACAGATTGTTGAACTAACATCTTTGCCTCGTGCCGATGTTATCCAGTGGTTTGGGGACACGCGTTATGCTGTAAAAAATGGCCATGTACGCTGGGTGCATGCTGATGTACGTGACCAAGTGCTTGCTGAGATAGCATTGTTACAAAGTGGAGGGGCTGCTGCAGATGCCACTGGAACCCCAGGAAGTGAAGGCAACAGGAAACGTAAGTCACACGGGAACAGCACACCAAAAACACAGAAGTCTGCAACAGATTCTGTAGATCTCAGTCCATTGGAGCAG